The Sphingopyxis sp. YR583 DNA segment GTTGGGCGAACGGGGCGTCGGGCATCTATCTCTATAATATGCCGCGTCGGCTGACCGCCACGCTGACGACCGATCTCGGTTGACCCTCCCCAATATCACCATCACGACAATCAGGAGCGCATCATGCGACAGGTTTTCCGCACGATTTTCGTGAGCTTGGCGCTCTTCGGCACAGCCGAAGCGGTGCAGGCCCAAGGTTTGTTGAAACGTCTTGTCGACCGCGCGACGCAGCAGGTCGAGCAGGAAGCCGAAACGGCCGTGCGGGATACCATCTCGAGCGGTCTTCGTGGTGGCGCGGGCGGTAGAGACCCGGTGCCGGAGGAGCCGACTTCCGATGCGGAAGGGGGCGGCGAAACGAATATGACGCAGCCAGCGCCTGCGGCACCCGTTCGCGCGACGGCCGGGAAGGCCGGCTATATCGACGACCTGCGCGTGGCGCCGGATATCGAGGCGCAGAAGGCGAGCTATAACAAGTTCGGCGAAGTCAGCTGCAATGATTGCGAAGGCGGTATCGACTTCGATGGGCGCCCGAAATTTTCCTACGATCAGTTCAGCGGGCAATATGGCGAGCGGGCCAAGCGTGTCGGCAGCTGGCCGCTCGGCCATGTCCACCGCTGGCAGGGCAGGGCCTCGAAAGGCACGCTGACCATTGCGCGCGAGGAACAGGTCGAGGGCTTCCGGTGCCGACGCCTCGAATATAGGCTGGAGAAGGCGGGCGCCTCGGCCAGTCGCCCCGGGCTCATTTGCTTCGGCCTCGCCAATCGGTCGTCGGAGATCGAGAACTGGCACGAGATTTATTGATTGCCGGATCATCCTCATCCCCATTCGAAAGAATTACCAATGCGTCTCATCCCTTTGTTCGTCGCCGCGCTTTGCTGTGGTGCCGCCGCTCCGGCCCAGGAAACCCCCATCGTCGTCAAGGGCGCTGACGGCCGGTTCGAGAGCCAGCTCGATCCGAAGGTGAGCGTACCGCCCTTTCCGGTCGAGGCGGTCAGGAAATTCCGTCGATCGTCGGATGCACTTGTCGCAATGCTCGCCGCCATGCCGCAGGTGAACGCGCCGCCGGTCCCGGTCTGTCACCGGATCAAAACCTGGATCGAACTCGCGCCGCCGCACGGCGTGCTTGGCGCCGAAGTTGGCGTGATGAACCCCTTCAAATTCGAGGGCGGAAAATGTCACCGAATGACCGCGACCGGTGTAATCTTCCGGCTTAACAGCCTGTCTTTGCTGCTTGATCCCCAGCAGGCGTTGATGCGCCGCGGAGAAGGGGAAGGCGACTGGTGGCTCGTCCGCGATGCGTCGATCGGCGCGCGGCGCGTCATAGAGATTCGCGACAGCATCGCCTTCACGCACGGCCGGGCACCATTGCTCATCCCCATATCGACCGGCCGCTATTTGCGGCGCAAGATGGCGGTCGAATATGAAGGGTCGACCGAGCGACGCCGGCTGGAATCCGAACTGGCCGATATGGAGTCAGCCGCCCGCGCTGCCCCGGCATGTCTCTTGAGGACGACCGGCGCACTTGTACGCGACTGCCGCGCGGCCGACGTGCTGGTCGAACTCAATCCCGCCTATTTCGACACGAGTCGACCGGAAATTGTCCAACTGCTCGTCATGGAAACCCCGTCGTCGCCCGTGCATGGCGAAACCGCTGACCGTTTCGCCGCACGCGAGGCGATTTGGAATGCAATCGATCGCGCCGGACTTGCTGCGCTGGTCGGCTGACCGGCTCGCGATGCTCCTCGGCATATGGGTTCCCCGATCATGCGCCGCTGATTGACGGCCGGAGCCTCGCCGTGCGTTCAGTCGGCCTGCCATTTGGAATCCCCATTCTGATCGTCTATTCGGGGATCAGCCGCGGGCTCGTCGAGGGGCATTACAATGAACGGCGGTCGCAATTCGAAGCCGTCGCCCGTCGACTCGGCGCGTCTGCGCTCCGCGATGTGACGCCAGGCCGGATGGAAAGCCGCGCGTGCCGACCTCGACCCCGTCGCGTACCGCCGCGCGCAAGACCGGCGGGGGTTTCGTGGGGCGGTCGTCGCGCTGGTCGAGACGGATGCCGTGGGCGCCGTGGTCGATCATATCGAAACGCGCTATCGCACTCCGGCGGGTAACAAGCCGCTTATCATGGTCGAACGCGCCCCCCGCCGGCGCGTCTGTCCTGTAAGACTGGCGCAAGGGGAGAGGATATGGACGAAAAAATTGCGCTGATCGAAGCTGGCGGAACCAAATTTATCGTCGGAGTCGGGGATGCCTCGCGGCGGATTCATGCGCGCACTCGCATCGACACGACGCGTCCCGAGGAGACGATCCCTGCCGCAATCGACTGGCTGCGCGCGCAGGGCGGCGGCTATACGGCGGTTGGCATCGCCAGCTTTGGCCCGCTCGACCTCGATCCAGCTTCGGCAACATGGGGCCATATCACCCGCACGGCCAAGCCGCACTGGAGCGATGCCGATGTCGCCGGCCCCTTTGCGCGCGCGTTCGACTGCCCGGTTGCGATCGACACCGACGTCAACGGCGCCGCGCTGGCCGAATGGACGTGGGGCGCGGGGGAAGGGGCGAATTCGGCGCTCTATCTGACCGTCGGGACCGGTGTCGGCGGCGGCGCAGTGGTCGGCGGGCGGCTGATCCACGGGCTCAGCCATCCCGAGATGGGCCATATTCGCATGCCCCGCCATCCGGACGATGCCGGTTTCGACGGGCATTGCCCTTTTCATGGCGATTGCCTCGAAGGTCTCGCCGCAGGCCCTTCGATCATCGCCCGCTGGGGTGCTTCGCTGTCCGATCTTCCCGGGGGCCATCCCGGCCATGAAATCATCGCCTGGTATCTCGCCCAGGCTGCGTTGAGTTTTCAGGCCATCCTGTCACCGTCGCGGATGATTTTCGGCGGCGGCGTGATGGAAACGCAGGGATTGCTCGACCGGGTTCGCGCCAGGACTGCCGAGGCAGGTGCCGGCTATTTCGTCGGCGATCCCGCGGAGGTGATCGTCGCGCCTGCGTTGGGTCATGATGCGGGCCTTCTGGGCGCGCTCGCGCTGGCACTCCGCCTGTCTTGAGGCTTCCTGGATATGGTACAGGTGTTTTGCCGAGCCTCGGTTCTCCAGCAGCAGGTGCGAACCGGCTAGTATGCGGCCGCTACCCGCTCGATCTGGAGACCGACGATGAAGACCGCAATTGCCGCTTTCGCCTTGACCACGTTTCTGGCCGTCGTGCCCGCCACTGCGCAAACCGGGCATTCCGGGCACGACGCGCCCGCCATAAACCCGAAGATCACGCTCGTGTATCAGCACGAACTGCCCAATGTTCCGGGTAAGAGCGTCAAGGGCGTGCTCGTCGAATATGGCCCGGGCGCGGTCAATCCATCGCACGTCCACGCGCCGTCGGCGCTGATCTATGCGACGGTGCTGGACGGCGCGGTGCTCAACCAGATCAACGGCGGGCCGGTCCGTACCTTTCGCAAGGGCGAGAATTTCACCGAACTACCAGGCGATTTTCACAATATCAGCGCGAATGCGAGCCAGACCGAGCCGGCGACCTTACTCGCCGTATTCGTAGTCGATACCAATGATACGATCCTGACCACGCCCGCCACGGGCCCGCGCAAATAGCGCTTCTCGCCGCTTATCATCATCGGCGGATTAGCCTCGGCTTGTCCGCCGATAGATTTTCTTCGTCGCAAAAATCGGCCTCCGGCGTTGACGAATCTAAAATCAATCGATTAAGTTGACATTGTCATTCGGGACTGGTCGAGACGAATGACGGGCTCTCCCCCTCGACCCGCGGCTTTTGACCGGGAAGCAGCTTGCTCCGCGTTACCAACGGCTAAAGCGCGTGATGCTCGGGCGACATCGCCAGGCATTGCGTTCCCCCCAGAAGGGGTATTGCGATGCGTATGTGTAACAGCATCAACTAGATCATCGCCGCGCGTCTCGCGGGGTAGCGGACCGACCGCGCCCTTCGCGCCCAGCGGCCTTCCATAATCTCCAGCCGCGCCTCCTCACGCGAGACGTTTGCGGCCTGACGTCCGGCGCCCGAGCGCCGGCGCGGGGAAACATCATGCCTTTGCTGACCCAATCCGACCTGTCGGATCTGGCTCGCTATCCTGCGTCCCTGCGCAGCGCCGCCCGTGCGCTGTGGGGGGCGGAGCTGGCGGCTGCCCGATGCGGCGCGGCGCACCGCGCCACCATTCATCACATCAAAAAGGGGGCGGGATCAACGCCCGGGGACCATATCTAATGAACCGTTTCTCTCCCGATCATCACCTGAAGCTTTTGCTCGGCGCGGCGCTGTTGCTGCCT contains these protein-coding regions:
- a CDS encoding ROK family protein translates to MDEKIALIEAGGTKFIVGVGDASRRIHARTRIDTTRPEETIPAAIDWLRAQGGGYTAVGIASFGPLDLDPASATWGHITRTAKPHWSDADVAGPFARAFDCPVAIDTDVNGAALAEWTWGAGEGANSALYLTVGTGVGGGAVVGGRLIHGLSHPEMGHIRMPRHPDDAGFDGHCPFHGDCLEGLAAGPSIIARWGASLSDLPGGHPGHEIIAWYLAQAALSFQAILSPSRMIFGGGVMETQGLLDRVRARTAEAGAGYFVGDPAEVIVAPALGHDAGLLGALALALRLS
- a CDS encoding cupin domain-containing protein, with product MTTFLAVVPATAQTGHSGHDAPAINPKITLVYQHELPNVPGKSVKGVLVEYGPGAVNPSHVHAPSALIYATVLDGAVLNQINGGPVRTFRKGENFTELPGDFHNISANASQTEPATLLAVFVVDTNDTILTTPATGPRK